A single Brachybacterium sillae DNA region contains:
- a CDS encoding glycoside hydrolase family 2 TIM barrel-domain containing protein, with product MPATAPTSLPRPRPEDRYWEELPAGRGRLPGRAHLHSDAPVVSLDGEWSFRLGQRADGSDLGEETTIQVPGLWQLQGHGAPQYTNVIYPIPRDVPHVPDENPTGHYARSVSVPADWADALAADARVLLRFQGVDSCAMVWLDGEEIGVTAGSRLTQEFDLTDRVRPGAEHRLDVRVHQWSVNTYLEDQDMWWASGIFRSVDLLLRPVGGIHDLRHIADYDPATGEGTLRVEATGIDGAPLQARVRVPELGIDAATGQELRVGTVEPWSAEVPRLYDATVATDTETVALRIGFRRVEIVGRTFRVNGERVVFRGVNRHEADPVVGRTQHEGNQDLDAALMKQHNLNAVRTSHYPPHQRFLDVCDEVGLYVICEGDFETHGFHADVTGEDPTGAAQGPAVDERFTETLTERTRRFVHRDLNHPSIVLWSIGNEAAHGPVTRAMIEEVRRTDASRPVIYEQDYFAQDVDVHSLMYPQHAESEQIGRGELEDAFRERLAGMHRVFGSDAPAAVLADPPALTKPFLWIEFAHAMGNGAGSLKEYMELTDRYEALHGGFIWEWIDHGLETSDADGNRIYGYGGDFGERLHDANFVADGLVLPDRTPSPALADAKHHYSPVAVNVEPGRVRLRNRYAFRDLTHLRAEVSLDAQQSWQEVELPPLRPGGETEVELPRHDGAVTTVRLLTRSAEGPVPAGHPVVIAEHVDAQRLTASVPAPAATITPRQEVEGWSVGPLRLDDLARPVALGDLGLVHAAVDLYRAPVDNERAFTATPLESRWKRIGLDVPRLRLVSAGIKGQELVVHRRLGLDGTGLGADITERWSADGERVWCAVEVEPSRFWPENLPLPRIGYTLGVAGGLDEVTYTGQGPHEAYPDTGGGTTHATWTSTLEQLQTRYVMPQENGNRARVVEAVLRGAPGQLQLTAPDGLGLAVRPWSTAELDRARHDGALRADGNTWVTLSAALHGVGSAACGPAPLPPYVLHARPVAFRFALQARS from the coding sequence ATGCCCGCCACCGCGCCGACGTCCCTGCCCCGTCCCCGCCCGGAGGACCGCTACTGGGAGGAGCTGCCCGCGGGCCGTGGCCGCCTGCCCGGACGGGCCCACCTGCACAGCGACGCCCCGGTGGTGTCCCTCGACGGCGAGTGGTCCTTCCGGCTCGGTCAGCGGGCCGACGGCTCCGACCTGGGCGAGGAGACCACGATCCAGGTGCCGGGGCTGTGGCAGCTGCAGGGCCACGGCGCGCCGCAGTACACCAACGTCATCTACCCGATCCCGCGGGACGTGCCCCACGTGCCCGACGAGAACCCCACCGGCCACTATGCCCGCAGCGTCTCCGTCCCCGCCGACTGGGCCGACGCCCTCGCCGCCGACGCCCGGGTGCTGCTGCGATTCCAGGGGGTCGACTCCTGCGCCATGGTGTGGCTCGACGGGGAGGAGATCGGTGTGACCGCCGGGTCCCGTCTCACTCAGGAGTTCGACCTCACCGACCGGGTGCGGCCCGGGGCTGAGCACCGGCTTGACGTGCGGGTGCACCAGTGGAGCGTCAACACGTACCTCGAGGACCAGGACATGTGGTGGGCCTCCGGGATCTTCCGCAGTGTCGATCTGCTGCTGCGGCCCGTCGGGGGCATCCACGACCTGCGCCACATCGCCGATTACGACCCCGCCACCGGGGAGGGCACGCTGCGGGTGGAGGCCACCGGTATCGACGGTGCTCCGCTGCAGGCCCGCGTGCGGGTGCCGGAGCTCGGGATCGACGCGGCCACCGGCCAGGAGCTGCGCGTCGGCACCGTGGAGCCGTGGAGCGCCGAGGTGCCGCGGCTGTACGACGCGACCGTCGCCACCGATACCGAGACCGTCGCCCTGCGGATCGGCTTCCGCCGGGTCGAGATCGTCGGCCGCACGTTCCGCGTCAACGGCGAGCGCGTCGTGTTCCGCGGCGTGAACCGCCACGAGGCCGATCCGGTCGTCGGCCGCACCCAGCATGAGGGCAACCAGGACCTCGACGCCGCCCTCATGAAGCAGCACAACCTCAACGCGGTGCGGACCTCCCACTACCCGCCGCACCAGCGCTTCCTCGATGTGTGCGACGAGGTCGGCCTGTACGTGATCTGCGAGGGCGATTTCGAGACCCACGGCTTCCACGCGGACGTCACCGGGGAGGACCCGACCGGCGCCGCCCAGGGTCCCGCCGTCGACGAACGCTTCACCGAGACCCTCACCGAGCGCACCCGCCGCTTCGTGCACCGCGACCTGAACCACCCGTCGATCGTGCTGTGGTCCATCGGCAACGAGGCTGCGCACGGGCCGGTCACCCGAGCGATGATCGAGGAGGTGCGGCGCACCGACGCCTCCCGTCCGGTGATCTACGAGCAGGACTACTTCGCGCAGGACGTCGACGTCCACTCCCTCATGTATCCGCAGCATGCCGAGAGCGAGCAGATCGGCCGCGGGGAACTGGAGGACGCCTTCCGGGAACGACTGGCGGGGATGCACCGGGTGTTCGGGTCCGACGCCCCCGCCGCCGTGCTCGCCGACCCGCCGGCCCTCACCAAGCCGTTCCTGTGGATCGAGTTCGCGCACGCCATGGGCAACGGCGCAGGCTCCCTGAAGGAGTACATGGAGCTGACGGACCGCTACGAGGCCCTGCACGGCGGCTTCATCTGGGAGTGGATCGACCACGGCCTGGAGACAAGCGACGCCGACGGGAACCGCATCTACGGCTACGGCGGGGACTTCGGCGAGCGCCTGCACGATGCCAACTTCGTCGCCGACGGGCTGGTGCTGCCCGACCGCACGCCCTCCCCGGCGCTGGCCGACGCCAAGCACCACTACTCCCCCGTCGCCGTGAACGTCGAGCCGGGCCGGGTGCGGCTGCGCAACCGCTACGCCTTCCGCGACCTGACACACCTGCGGGCGGAGGTCTCCCTCGACGCCCAGCAGAGCTGGCAGGAGGTGGAGCTGCCGCCGCTGCGCCCCGGTGGGGAGACCGAGGTCGAGCTTCCCCGGCATGACGGCGCCGTCACCACCGTGCGGCTGCTGACTCGCAGCGCCGAGGGACCGGTGCCCGCCGGACACCCGGTGGTGATCGCCGAGCACGTGGACGCACAGCGCCTCACGGCGAGCGTCCCCGCCCCCGCCGCCACGATCACGCCGCGGCAGGAGGTCGAGGGGTGGAGCGTCGGGCCGCTGCGGTTGGATGATCTGGCGCGGCCGGTGGCGCTCGGGGACCTCGGGCTGGTGCATGCGGCGGTGGACCTGTACCGGGCGCCCGTCGACAACGAACGGGCGTTCACCGCGACCCCGCTCGAGAGCCGCTGGAAGCGGATCGGCCTGGACGTGCCGCGGCTGCGGTTGGTGTCGGCCGGGATCAAGGGACAGGAGCTGGTGGTGCACCGCCGCCTGGGTCTGGACGGCACGGGCCTCGGCGCCGACATCACCGAGCGGTGGAGCGCCGACGGCGAGCGCGTGTGGTGCGCCGTCGAGGTGGAACCGAGCCGCTTCTGGCCCGAGAACCTCCCGCTGCCGCGGATCGGCTACACCCTGGGGGTGGCCGGCGGGCTCGACGAGGTGACCTACACCGGGCAGGGCCCGCATGAGGCGTACCCCGACACCGGCGGCGGCACCACCCACGCCACCTGGACCTCCACCCTCGAGCAGCTGCAGACGCGGTACGTGATGCCGCAGGAGAACGGCAACCGCGCCCGCGTGGTGGAGGCGGTGCTGCGCGGCGCACCCGGGCAGCTGCAGCTGACCGCCCCGGACGGGCTGGGGCTGGCGGTGCGGCCGTGGTCGACCGCCGAACTGGACCGGGCCCGGCATGACGGGGCGCTGCGGGCCGACGGGAACACCTGGGTGACGCTGTCGGCGGCACTGCACGGCGTCGGCTCCGCAGCCTGCGGCCCCGCACCGCTGCCGCCGTACGTGCTGCACGCCCGGCCGGTGGCGTTCCGCTTCGCCCTGCAGGCCCGGTCCTGA
- a CDS encoding DUF3375 domain-containing protein, producing the protein MTALDETRWTAHRSETVAARKESYEQLRRASTWRLLAATKAPAVLAILQAVFPAGDRRLPRSELVARVATHLDLLRDEGQARTAAEYTDDWVREGYLTRRDDPQHTETTFEPSPATIDAIQFIASLQEHRPTTTESRLTLVLQQFDRLAQETETDRDVRLADLQRERARIEQQIRDLSEGELMLPSPEASLDRLRDVLQIAAELSGDFLQYREDLRAVDLHLREQILSPEGSRGEILEQLLAGDDLLGQSTVGRTFTAFFRMLNDPVQTRTAQDLVDRLLERDFARHLSRSERERLANVFSDLYEPAQEVLDVKTELYRSLARFVRSQDFRQHRVLLEALQEAQGLALAQKDEVPTRAPFPLELELSRAQMASVAQHQLKDPTDPGAPAEAEVHDATVLSVEVLQDLVRTNDIDLVGLTEDVNRVLADDGQASIGQVLARRPARQGLASVIGLMFLATQNAQEREGSTELVSWQELDGREYRARVPAFYFLREVPAV; encoded by the coding sequence GTGACGGCCCTGGACGAGACCCGGTGGACGGCGCACCGCTCGGAGACGGTGGCCGCCCGCAAGGAGTCGTACGAGCAGCTGCGCCGCGCGAGCACCTGGCGCCTGCTGGCCGCGACCAAGGCCCCGGCGGTGCTGGCGATCCTGCAGGCGGTGTTCCCGGCCGGTGATCGGCGCCTGCCCCGCAGCGAACTCGTGGCGCGGGTGGCCACGCACCTGGACCTGCTGCGCGACGAAGGCCAGGCCCGCACCGCCGCCGAGTACACCGACGACTGGGTGCGCGAGGGATACCTGACCCGGCGCGACGACCCTCAGCACACGGAGACGACTTTCGAGCCGTCGCCCGCGACGATCGACGCCATCCAGTTCATCGCCAGCCTGCAGGAGCATCGGCCGACGACCACCGAGTCGCGTCTGACCCTGGTGCTGCAGCAGTTCGACCGGCTGGCGCAGGAGACGGAGACCGACCGGGACGTGCGTCTGGCCGACCTGCAGCGGGAGCGGGCCCGGATCGAGCAGCAGATCCGCGACCTCTCGGAGGGCGAGCTGATGCTGCCGAGCCCGGAGGCCTCCCTGGACCGTCTGCGGGACGTGCTGCAGATCGCCGCGGAGCTGTCGGGCGACTTCCTGCAGTACCGCGAGGACCTGCGCGCCGTCGACCTGCATCTGCGCGAGCAGATCCTCTCCCCGGAGGGCTCCCGCGGCGAGATCCTGGAGCAGCTGCTGGCCGGGGATGACCTGCTGGGGCAGTCGACAGTGGGCCGCACCTTCACCGCGTTCTTCCGGATGCTCAACGACCCGGTGCAGACCCGCACCGCCCAGGACCTCGTCGACCGCCTCCTGGAGCGCGACTTCGCCCGCCACCTGAGCCGCTCCGAACGGGAGCGCCTGGCCAACGTGTTCAGCGACCTGTACGAGCCGGCGCAGGAAGTGCTCGACGTGAAGACCGAGCTGTACCGCTCGCTGGCGCGGTTCGTCCGCTCCCAGGATTTCCGGCAGCATCGGGTGCTGCTGGAGGCGTTGCAGGAGGCACAGGGCCTGGCCCTCGCGCAGAAGGACGAGGTCCCCACCCGGGCGCCGTTCCCCCTGGAGCTGGAGCTGTCGCGGGCGCAGATGGCGTCGGTGGCGCAGCACCAGTTGAAGGACCCGACGGACCCCGGTGCCCCGGCGGAGGCGGAGGTCCACGACGCGACGGTGCTCAGCGTGGAGGTGCTGCAGGACCTCGTACGCACCAACGACATCGACCTGGTGGGACTCACCGAGGACGTGAACCGGGTGCTCGCCGACGACGGGCAGGCGAGCATCGGCCAGGTGCTGGCGCGCCGCCCCGCCCGGCAGGGCCTCGCCAGCGTGATCGGGCTGATGTTCCTCGCCACCCAGAACGCGCAGGAACGCGAGGGGTCCACGGAGCTCGTCAGCTGGCAGGAGCTCGACGGCCGGGAATACCGGGCCCGTGTGCCCGCCTTCTACTTCCTGCGTGAGGTCCCGGCGGTGTGA
- a CDS encoding MFS transporter, with amino-acid sequence MSHAITPERTDGERPIKTDIPARMHDMPWSRFHWMVILGLGTAWILDGIEVQIVASGGFESSLSMDTQQVTLAATIYLLGEVAGALLFGRLTDTLGRKKMFTLTLGLYLVASAACAFSPNAWFFYVFRFVAGMGIGGEYSAVNSAIDELIPGKHRGRVDLAINGTYWLGAGLGAVASAILLNTDNFDENLGWRIAFMLGPILGLAIIYLRRHIPESPRWLAKHGRVEEGEKIVQGIEQEVRDAGKQLPPREDEEAIWLRRTEGLTPKQLIYVFFKLYPTRTALEATLMITQSFLYNAIFFTYSLVLQNFYDLGADEAALYFFPFAIGNLLGPILLGPLFDTVGRRKMIALCYGVSGVVLGVSAFLFVAEMLNPLTHTIFWCVSFFFASAGASAGYLTVSEIFPQEVRGQAISYFFSIAQITGSLGPLLFGVLIGDASSRTPMMWGYLLATGVMLIGATVAVIWGVDAERKSLEEIAPPLIEYDDEGNETVDMPV; translated from the coding sequence ATGTCCCACGCCATCACCCCCGAGCGGACCGACGGGGAACGCCCCATCAAGACGGACATCCCCGCGAGGATGCACGACATGCCGTGGTCGCGCTTCCACTGGATGGTGATCCTCGGTCTCGGCACGGCCTGGATCCTCGATGGCATCGAGGTGCAGATCGTCGCCTCCGGCGGCTTCGAGTCCAGCCTGTCCATGGACACGCAGCAGGTCACGCTGGCCGCCACCATCTACCTGCTGGGCGAGGTGGCCGGTGCCCTGCTGTTCGGGCGTCTCACCGACACCCTGGGGCGCAAGAAGATGTTCACGCTGACGCTGGGGCTGTATCTGGTGGCATCGGCGGCGTGCGCGTTCTCCCCGAACGCCTGGTTCTTCTACGTCTTCCGGTTCGTCGCCGGCATGGGCATCGGCGGGGAGTACTCCGCGGTGAACTCCGCGATCGATGAGCTCATCCCCGGCAAGCATCGCGGACGGGTAGACCTCGCCATCAACGGCACCTACTGGCTGGGTGCCGGCCTCGGGGCGGTGGCCAGCGCGATCCTGCTGAACACCGACAACTTCGACGAGAACCTCGGCTGGCGCATCGCCTTCATGCTGGGGCCGATCCTCGGCCTGGCGATCATCTACCTGCGCCGCCACATCCCGGAGAGCCCCCGCTGGCTCGCCAAGCACGGCCGGGTCGAGGAGGGCGAGAAGATCGTCCAGGGCATCGAGCAGGAGGTCCGCGACGCCGGCAAACAGCTGCCCCCGCGTGAGGACGAGGAGGCCATCTGGCTGCGACGCACCGAGGGGCTGACGCCGAAGCAGTTGATCTACGTGTTCTTCAAGCTGTACCCGACGCGCACCGCGCTCGAGGCGACGCTCATGATCACGCAGAGCTTCCTCTACAACGCCATCTTCTTCACGTACTCGCTGGTGCTGCAGAACTTCTACGATCTCGGTGCCGACGAGGCCGCCCTGTACTTCTTCCCCTTCGCGATCGGGAACCTGCTGGGCCCGATCCTGCTCGGCCCGCTGTTCGACACCGTCGGTCGCCGGAAGATGATCGCCCTGTGCTACGGCGTCTCGGGGGTGGTGCTCGGCGTCTCGGCGTTCCTGTTCGTGGCGGAGATGCTGAACCCGCTCACCCACACGATCTTCTGGTGCGTGTCGTTCTTCTTCGCCTCCGCCGGTGCGTCCGCGGGGTACCTCACCGTCTCGGAGATCTTCCCGCAGGAGGTGCGCGGTCAGGCGATCTCGTACTTCTTCTCGATCGCCCAGATCACGGGGTCCCTGGGCCCGCTGCTGTTCGGTGTGCTCATCGGTGACGCCTCTTCGCGCACCCCGATGATGTGGGGCTACCTGCTGGCCACCGGCGTGATGCTGATCGGTGCGACCGTGGCGGTCATCTGGGGTGTCGACGCGGAACGGAAGTCCCTCGAGGAGATCGCCCCGCCGCTCATCGAGTACGACGACGAGGGCAACGAGACCGTGGACATGCCGGTCTGA
- a CDS encoding MGMT family protein, giving the protein MSHDPDLERDLRVERVLRTVEQLPPGRVAAYGQVGAIAGVGARHVGRILRDWGADVPWWRVVAADGTVAPPLRDAAFAHWEHEGIPVRPDGAGCRPREVGADLHALREAARRAWADLPQDPG; this is encoded by the coding sequence GTGAGCCACGACCCCGATCTCGAGCGCGATCTGCGCGTCGAACGCGTGCTGCGCACCGTCGAGCAGCTCCCGCCCGGGCGTGTGGCGGCCTACGGGCAGGTCGGTGCGATCGCCGGTGTCGGGGCCCGGCACGTCGGGCGGATCCTGCGCGACTGGGGCGCCGACGTCCCCTGGTGGCGGGTCGTCGCGGCCGACGGCACCGTCGCACCCCCACTGCGCGACGCGGCGTTCGCGCACTGGGAACACGAGGGGATCCCGGTGCGGCCCGACGGTGCGGGCTGCCGCCCCCGGGAGGTCGGCGCCGACCTCCACGCCCTGCGGGAGGCGGCCCGACGGGCCTGGGCGGACCTGCCGCAGGACCCGGGGTAG
- a CDS encoding YeeE/YedE family protein codes for MVFTGLLVGGALGYVLQRSRFCVTGAFRDLYMQHSTRYFTPFLVAIAIQAIGVALLTGAGVLAPEAAPFAPLAVIGGGLLFGVGIVLAGGCATGTYYRAGEGLIGSWVALVLYAVTASVMKYGPLGSFTEAARSRTVADATIQETLGVGIWVPIVVFTLLVAALVVRDVRRDRRRPRPVQLPARRHGLGHWLADRPWSPWVGGVLVGLIAIIAWVTSTASGRNGGLGITTPSAKIVSFLATGDVTLVDWSVYLVLGILLGSFAAAKLSGEFRWRVPDARTIGRSAGGGTLMGVGAALAGGCTIGNALVETSLFSYQGWVSFAVMVLGTWLASYVVLVRPQRHAAAARPAPALVKTA; via the coding sequence ATGGTGTTCACAGGACTACTCGTCGGCGGAGCCCTCGGCTACGTGTTGCAGCGTTCGCGCTTCTGCGTGACCGGAGCCTTCCGTGACCTCTACATGCAGCATTCGACCCGCTACTTCACGCCGTTCCTGGTGGCCATCGCGATCCAGGCGATCGGTGTGGCCCTGCTGACCGGTGCCGGGGTGCTCGCACCGGAGGCCGCCCCCTTCGCCCCGCTCGCCGTGATCGGCGGTGGCCTGCTGTTCGGCGTCGGCATCGTCCTGGCCGGGGGCTGCGCGACCGGCACCTACTACCGCGCCGGGGAGGGCCTGATCGGCTCCTGGGTCGCGTTGGTGCTGTACGCCGTGACCGCGTCGGTCATGAAGTACGGCCCGCTCGGGTCGTTCACCGAGGCCGCGCGTTCCCGCACCGTCGCCGACGCGACCATCCAGGAGACCCTCGGCGTGGGCATCTGGGTCCCGATCGTGGTGTTCACCCTGCTGGTGGCGGCCCTCGTGGTGCGCGATGTGCGGCGGGATCGCCGTCGGCCCCGCCCGGTCCAGCTGCCCGCACGCCGTCACGGACTCGGTCACTGGTTGGCCGACCGCCCCTGGTCCCCGTGGGTCGGCGGTGTGCTCGTCGGCCTGATCGCGATCATCGCCTGGGTCACCTCCACCGCCTCCGGTCGCAACGGCGGGCTCGGCATCACCACGCCCTCCGCGAAGATCGTCAGCTTCCTCGCCACCGGTGACGTCACGCTCGTCGACTGGAGCGTGTACCTCGTCCTCGGCATCCTGCTGGGCTCCTTCGCCGCGGCGAAACTCTCCGGGGAGTTCCGCTGGCGGGTGCCCGACGCGCGCACCATCGGCCGCAGCGCCGGCGGCGGCACCCTGATGGGCGTGGGCGCCGCCCTGGCGGGCGGCTGCACCATCGGCAACGCCCTGGTGGAGACCTCCCTGTTCAGCTACCAGGGCTGGGTCAGTTTCGCGGTGATGGTGCTCGGCACCTGGCTCGCCTCGTACGTCGTGCTGGTGCGTCCGCAGCGTCATGCCGCCGCGGCCCGCCCCGCACCGGCCCTGGTGAAGACCGCCTGA
- a CDS encoding sulfurtransferase TusA family protein yields MAAYTLATNGSVCPFPLIDAKNAMEQLAPGDDLVIDFDCTQATDSLPQWAAEAGHQVVNFERAEGQDAGWTITVRKGAA; encoded by the coding sequence ATGGCCGCCTACACCCTGGCCACCAACGGCTCCGTCTGCCCGTTCCCGCTGATCGATGCGAAGAACGCCATGGAGCAGCTCGCCCCCGGCGACGACCTCGTCATCGACTTCGACTGCACCCAGGCCACCGACTCCCTTCCCCAGTGGGCCGCCGAGGCGGGCCACCAGGTGGTGAACTTCGAGCGCGCCGAGGGGCAGGACGCAGGATGGACCATCACCGTGCGCAAGGGCGCCGCCTGA
- a CDS encoding DUF4194 domain-containing protein, whose amino-acid sequence MTDADISATDHSEHDEEGASPTSGQLVDDSRRVLVALLQGPFLDGRKDRDRFGQLLRDRAAIESRLADLFLELVVDDDAQVAFVRQSEDDPDAPKLLRRLTGLNRLDSVLLLVLRQMLLTQSSRGQRAVVSEVEIQQALAAYRRTASTDEAGFAKEVRASIAKLQRAGLLDEQGDSYEVSPVLRLMIGPDTAKQFIDLYRAVGADSLEEPADAIEGESDAVTATDAATATDAADGEARGAAD is encoded by the coding sequence GTGACCGACGCCGACATCTCCGCCACCGACCACTCCGAGCACGATGAGGAGGGTGCGAGCCCCACGTCGGGGCAGCTCGTCGACGACTCCCGACGCGTCCTCGTCGCGCTGCTGCAGGGGCCGTTCCTCGATGGCCGGAAGGACCGCGACCGCTTCGGACAGTTGTTGCGCGACCGGGCTGCGATCGAATCCCGGCTGGCCGACCTGTTCCTCGAACTGGTGGTGGACGACGACGCGCAGGTCGCGTTCGTGCGCCAGAGCGAGGACGACCCCGACGCCCCGAAGCTGCTGCGCCGCCTCACCGGACTGAACCGCCTCGACTCCGTGCTGCTGCTGGTGCTGCGTCAGATGCTGCTGACGCAGTCCTCGCGAGGGCAGCGCGCCGTGGTATCGGAGGTGGAGATCCAACAGGCGCTCGCCGCATACCGACGCACCGCGTCGACCGACGAAGCCGGGTTCGCCAAGGAGGTCCGCGCTTCGATCGCGAAACTCCAGCGGGCCGGGCTTCTGGATGAGCAGGGGGATTCGTACGAGGTCTCGCCGGTGCTGCGTCTCATGATCGGCCCCGACACTGCCAAGCAGTTCATCGATCTGTACCGCGCAGTCGGTGCCGACTCCCTCGAGGAGCCGGCCGACGCGATCGAGGGTGAGTCCGACGCTGTCACCGCCACCGACGCCGCCACCGCCACCGACGCCGCAGACGGCGAGGCGCGGGGCGCGGCGGACTGA
- a CDS encoding ABC transporter substrate-binding protein, whose product MRTTRRSLLLAAATLPALAACSGGSDTGSADGGAAGGSGASDAGGTTTIEHIYGTTEIQGTPQRIATLSWVNADTLLALGVVPVAMPAVEWGGNANTSTDWIDAKLGELGAEWGSDTAPAQYSEADGVNFDEIAANTPDLIIGAYSGLTPEDYDKLSQIAPTIGPLAPDYTAAWDDVLLTIGTAVGKQDEATALRDELTRSLAAAGEENPAVAASSFIAGNLDLPTGALTLYTAGDTRSRFFSALGMSLADVVTKNTADEKTFSLEWSPERADELDADVFYSWAAAGATVESFQQHPMFGQIPAVKKGALVLTADDHTTLAISALNALSIPWAIENIVPDVVSAAQTAQA is encoded by the coding sequence ATGCGCACCACTCGTCGTTCTCTGCTGCTCGCCGCGGCGACCCTGCCCGCTCTCGCCGCCTGCTCCGGCGGATCCGATACCGGTTCTGCCGACGGTGGTGCGGCCGGGGGATCAGGCGCCTCCGACGCAGGCGGCACCACCACCATTGAGCACATCTACGGCACCACCGAGATCCAGGGCACCCCGCAGCGCATCGCCACCCTGTCGTGGGTGAACGCCGATACGCTCCTCGCCCTCGGCGTCGTGCCCGTCGCGATGCCGGCGGTCGAATGGGGTGGCAACGCGAACACCTCCACCGACTGGATCGACGCGAAACTCGGCGAGCTCGGTGCTGAGTGGGGCAGCGACACGGCCCCCGCGCAATACTCCGAGGCCGACGGCGTGAACTTCGACGAGATCGCCGCGAACACCCCGGACCTCATCATCGGTGCCTACTCCGGTCTCACCCCGGAGGACTACGACAAGCTCTCGCAGATCGCCCCGACGATCGGCCCCCTTGCCCCGGACTACACCGCCGCCTGGGACGACGTCCTGCTGACCATCGGCACCGCCGTCGGCAAGCAGGACGAGGCCACCGCGCTGCGCGACGAGCTCACCCGGAGTCTGGCCGCCGCCGGGGAGGAGAACCCCGCCGTGGCGGCGTCGTCCTTCATCGCTGGGAACCTCGATCTTCCCACCGGTGCGCTCACCCTGTACACCGCGGGTGATACTCGCTCCCGCTTCTTCAGCGCTCTCGGCATGAGTCTGGCCGATGTGGTCACCAAGAACACCGCCGACGAGAAGACCTTCTCTCTGGAGTGGTCCCCGGAGCGGGCCGACGAGCTCGACGCCGACGTGTTCTACTCGTGGGCAGCGGCCGGCGCCACCGTGGAGAGCTTTCAACAGCACCCGATGTTCGGGCAGATCCCCGCGGTGAAGAAGGGCGCCCTGGTGCTCACCGCTGACGATCACACGACCCTGGCGATCTCCGCGCTGAATGCGCTGTCGATTCCCTGGGCGATCGAGAACATCGTCCCGGACGTGGTCTCCGCTGCCCAGACCGCCCAGGCCTGA
- a CDS encoding FecCD family ABC transporter permease has product MTGGGALRRTPWLTVLLGLAAVAVAAVLSVMVGARTVPPSVVWEALTAPNLDLTDHVVVTSRLHRTAVGLVVGGALALAGAGMQGMTRNPLADPGLLGLNAGAAAAVAIGVHWLGISEIVQFMGLAFLGAGLGAVLVYAVASRGRSGATPVKLALAGAAVTAGLTSLVSALMMLDQGALDRLRIWQVGTLGARSLPDVGSAAAVMLFGAAILLLSARALNALALGDDAASGLGVRVGPARLRIGIGVVLLAGAAVALAGPIGFVGLVVPHAARLLVGADHRRLLPLSLVLGPILVLLADVLGRVIAPPSEVQVAVMTAVLGVPVFLVLVRSRKQVGL; this is encoded by the coding sequence ATGACAGGTGGCGGGGCGCTGCGTCGCACCCCGTGGCTGACGGTCCTGCTTGGTCTCGCGGCCGTGGCGGTGGCGGCGGTGCTGTCGGTCATGGTCGGCGCTCGAACTGTGCCGCCTTCCGTTGTGTGGGAGGCACTTACCGCACCCAACCTCGACCTCACCGACCACGTGGTGGTGACCTCCCGCCTGCACCGCACCGCGGTGGGCCTCGTCGTCGGCGGCGCGCTCGCACTCGCGGGTGCCGGCATGCAGGGCATGACCCGCAACCCCCTGGCGGACCCGGGTCTGCTGGGCCTGAACGCCGGGGCGGCCGCCGCCGTGGCGATCGGCGTCCACTGGCTGGGCATCAGCGAGATCGTGCAGTTCATGGGCCTGGCCTTCCTCGGTGCGGGCCTGGGTGCGGTGCTCGTCTACGCCGTCGCGTCCCGCGGCCGCTCCGGGGCCACCCCGGTGAAGCTCGCCCTGGCCGGCGCTGCCGTCACTGCCGGGCTCACCTCCTTAGTCAGCGCCCTCATGATGCTGGACCAGGGCGCCCTGGACCGGCTGCGGATCTGGCAGGTCGGCACGCTCGGCGCCCGCTCTCTGCCCGACGTCGGCAGTGCCGCTGCCGTGATGCTGTTCGGCGCGGCGATCCTCCTCCTCAGCGCCCGCGCCCTGAACGCTCTGGCGCTCGGGGACGACGCCGCGTCTGGCCTGGGGGTGCGGGTGGGCCCGGCGCGACTGCGGATCGGTATCGGGGTGGTGCTGCTGGCCGGTGCGGCCGTGGCCCTGGCCGGACCGATCGGATTCGTGGGGCTCGTCGTCCCCCATGCCGCACGCCTGCTGGTGGGCGCCGACCATCGGCGCCTGTTGCCGCTGAGTCTGGTGCTGGGGCCGATCCTGGTGCTTCTGGCTGACGTCCTCGGCCGTGTCATCGCGCCGCCCTCGGAGGTGCAGGTGGCGGTGATGACAGCGGTGCTGGGAGTTCCCGTATTCCTGGTGCTGGTGCGCTCCCGGAAGCAGGTGGGCCTGTGA